A stretch of Castanea sativa cultivar Marrone di Chiusa Pesio chromosome 2, ASM4071231v1 DNA encodes these proteins:
- the LOC142624606 gene encoding protein EARLY-RESPONSIVE TO DEHYDRATION 7, chloroplastic-like: protein MAYHSHKTPLYPEVVIQSNPNPSSSSSSSSSNLYPSIDMRDLAGNLFPEPTVDHQTSPTAPLKAIEEVLIKIPGAILNLIDKHYSVELACGDLTVVRLRQGDDVVAVLARVADEIQWPLVKDEAAVKLDHSHYFFSLRAPKEHASDSDDDDDKDSDNMLNYGLTIASKGQEKLLKDLDSILQSYSSFSEQKVSDNAKKKGEALDGSMAMEVSPADMKSVKKKELMEKRCAAYWTTLAPNVEDYSSTTAKMIAAGSGKLIKGILWCGDVTIERLTLGNEVMKKRMAPGSNSEISPQTLKRIKRVKRVTKMTEKVATGVLSGVVKVSGLITGSVANSKVGKKFFGLLPGEIVLASLDGFSKVCDAVEVAGRNVMSKSSSVTTELVSHRYGEQAGHATSEGLDAAGHAIGTGWAAFKIRKAFNPKSVLKPTTLVKSAAKAAAGERKAKVSK, encoded by the exons atggctTACCATTCCCACAAAACTCCTCTCTACCCGGAGGTGGTGATCCAATCAAACCCtaacccttcttcttcttcttcttcttcctcctccaaTCTTTACCCCTCAATCGATATGCGAGACCTCGCCGGTAACCTCTTCCCGGAACCCACAGTCGACCACCAAACTTCACCCACGGCTCCGCTGAAGGCCATCGAAGAGGTCCTCATCAAGATCCCCGGCGCCATTCTCAACCTCATCGACAAGCACTACAGCGTCGAGCTCGCTTGCGGCGATCTCACCGTCGTCCGTCTCCGCCAGGGCGATGACGTCGTCGCCGTCCTCGCCCGTGTCGCCGATGAGATCCAATGGCCTCTGGTGAAAGACGAAGCTGCCGTCAAGCTTGATCACTCGCATTACTTCTTCTCCCTCCGCGCCCCGAAGGAACACGCATCCGATTCCGACGACGACGATGATAAAGACTCCGATAATATGTTGAATTACGGGTTGACGATCGCGTCCAAGGGGCAGGAAAAGCTCTTGAAAGACCTGGATTCGATTTTGCAGAGTTACAGTAGCTTCTCGGAGCAGAAAGTTTCGGACAACGCGAAGAAGAAGGGGGAGGCGCTGGACGGTTCGATGGCGATGGAGGTTTCGCCGGCGGATATGAAGTCCGTGAAGAAGAAAGAGCTGATGGAGAAGCGGTGCGCCGCGTATTGGACTACGCTGGCGCCTAATGTGGAGGATTACAGTAGCACTACTGCGAAGATGATCGCCGCGGGTTCGGGAAAACTGATCAAGGGGATCTTGTGGTGCGGGGATGTCACGATAGAGAGGTTGACGTTGGGGAATGAGGTTATGAAGAAAAGAATGGCTCCGGGTTCCAATTCGGAGATCAGTCCACAAACCTTGAAGCGGATTAAAAG GGTTAAGAGGGTGACCAAAATGACAGAGAAAGTTGCAACTGGGGTTCTCTCTGGGGTTGTCAAAGTCTCTGGATTAATAACAGGCTCAGTGGCAAATTCAAAAGTGGGCAAGAAGTTTTTTGGCCTCCTACCAGGGGAGATTGTGCTCGCTTCCCTAGATGGATTTA GCAAAGTCTGTGACGCTGTTGAAGTTGCTGGAAGAAATGTCATGTCAAAATCATCCTCTGTGACTACTGAACTTGTCTCCCACAG GTATGGGGAACAAGCAGGTCATGCAACAAGTGAAGGGCTTGATGCAGCTGGCCATGCTATAGGCACTGGATGGGCTGCTTTTAAGATCCGAAAGGCATTTAACCCTAAAAGTGTTCTGAAACCTACCACCCTTGTCAAGTCTGCTGCTAAAGCTGCAGCTGGTGAGAGGAAGGCTAAGGTTTCCAAGTAA